A stretch of the Archangium violaceum genome encodes the following:
- the coaBC gene encoding bifunctional phosphopantothenoylcysteine decarboxylase/phosphopantothenate--cysteine ligase CoaBC → MVASALQGRRVIVGVGGGIAAYKACELVRELGRAGAQVRVAMTAAAKEFVTPLTFQALSGHPVLTDYFDPSQEGNFGHLDLARWAELYVVAPVTADLLARIRAGMGNDAVTTSLLAFRGPVLLAPAMNVAMWENERTQENVAALRSEPRFHLVDPGAGLLACGDVGAGRLAEVGTIVEAAKRLFAEGPLAGRRVLITAGPTREYLDPVRFISNPSTGKMGLALAQAAKAMGARVTVVLGPVGEVERGGYEVVDVVSAEDMAREVLARVEEVDCFIASAAVSDWRPETRAAQKVKKSEGPEKLTLVRTPDVLAEASRRVSGRARRPALVGFAAETERVVEYAREKLERKGLDAIVANDVTAPGAGFGVDTNRVTVLTRDGKQRDLAGTKREVARSILDFVKDYIPYG, encoded by the coding sequence ATGGTGGCTTCGGCTCTGCAGGGGCGCCGGGTGATCGTCGGAGTGGGCGGCGGCATCGCGGCGTACAAGGCATGCGAGCTGGTGCGCGAGTTGGGGCGTGCCGGCGCGCAGGTGCGGGTGGCGATGACGGCGGCGGCGAAGGAGTTCGTCACGCCGCTCACCTTCCAGGCGCTCAGTGGGCACCCGGTGCTGACGGATTATTTCGATCCGTCGCAGGAGGGGAACTTCGGGCACCTGGATCTGGCGCGCTGGGCGGAGCTGTACGTGGTGGCGCCGGTGACGGCGGACCTGCTGGCGCGCATCCGGGCGGGGATGGGGAACGACGCGGTGACGACGTCGCTGCTGGCGTTCCGGGGGCCGGTGTTGCTCGCGCCCGCGATGAACGTGGCCATGTGGGAGAACGAGCGGACGCAGGAGAACGTGGCGGCGCTGCGCTCGGAGCCTCGCTTCCACCTGGTGGATCCGGGGGCGGGGCTGCTCGCCTGCGGAGACGTGGGCGCGGGACGGCTCGCGGAGGTGGGGACCATCGTGGAGGCGGCGAAGCGCCTCTTCGCCGAGGGACCGCTGGCGGGCCGGCGGGTGCTCATCACCGCGGGGCCCACGCGGGAGTACCTGGATCCGGTGCGGTTCATCTCCAACCCGTCGACGGGGAAGATGGGGCTGGCGCTGGCGCAAGCCGCGAAGGCGATGGGCGCGCGGGTGACGGTGGTGCTGGGTCCGGTGGGGGAGGTGGAGCGGGGCGGCTACGAGGTGGTGGACGTGGTGAGCGCCGAGGACATGGCGCGCGAGGTGCTGGCGCGGGTGGAGGAGGTGGACTGCTTCATCGCGTCGGCGGCGGTGAGCGACTGGAGGCCGGAGACGCGTGCGGCGCAGAAGGTGAAGAAGTCGGAGGGCCCGGAGAAGCTGACCCTGGTGCGAACGCCGGACGTGCTGGCCGAGGCCTCACGCCGGGTGTCGGGACGGGCGCGGCGGCCGGCGCTGGTGGGGTTCGCGGCGGAGACGGAGCGGGTGGTGGAGTACGCGCGCGAGAAGCTGGAGCGCAAGGGGCTGGACGCGATCGTGGCGAACGACGTGACGGCGCCGGGAGCGGGCTTCGGGGTGGACACGAACCGGGTGACGGTGCTGACGCGGGACGGGAAGCAGCGTGACCTGGCCGGGACGAAGCGCGAGGTGGCGCGCTCCATCCTGGACTTCGTCAAGGACTACATCCCCTACGGCTGA
- a CDS encoding IS1380 family transposase: MDSTDDPTHGQQQLSLFHGFYDTHMYHPLLVFDGTTGQLVTAILRPGTAHAARGAAGVLRRLIVALKQRFPNVRVVVRGDSGFAMPRVMRMLEELNEQLGDIDYLLGLARNPVLQRRGEAVMAAANEQYAQGRPYVRHFGAFSYAAESWPHERHVVMKAEVSAKGENPRFVVTSLQGFPPELLYDAYCERGQCENYIKDLKNALLADRLSCSSFWANFLRLLLHAAAYVLMHALRTEAGRQAPALATMQMDTLRLSLLKVAAHVTRSARRLWVRLPTSFPLAAVFMALAGSLSWVPS, from the coding sequence ATCGACAGCACGGACGACCCCACGCACGGCCAGCAGCAGCTCTCGCTCTTCCACGGCTTCTACGACACCCACATGTACCATCCGCTGCTGGTGTTCGACGGCACCACGGGCCAGCTCGTCACCGCCATTTTGAGGCCGGGCACCGCCCATGCCGCACGAGGAGCCGCCGGAGTGCTGCGCCGGCTGATTGTCGCTCTCAAGCAGCGCTTCCCCAACGTACGGGTGGTGGTGCGCGGCGACTCGGGCTTCGCCATGCCGCGCGTCATGCGAATGCTCGAGGAGCTCAACGAGCAGCTGGGCGACATCGACTACCTGCTGGGACTGGCGCGCAATCCCGTCCTCCAGCGCAGGGGCGAGGCTGTCATGGCCGCCGCCAACGAGCAGTACGCTCAGGGCCGCCCCTACGTGCGCCACTTCGGCGCCTTCTCTTACGCCGCCGAGTCCTGGCCCCACGAGCGCCACGTGGTGATGAAGGCCGAGGTGAGCGCCAAGGGTGAAAACCCGCGCTTCGTCGTCACCTCGCTGCAAGGCTTCCCGCCCGAGCTGCTCTACGACGCCTACTGCGAGCGCGGGCAGTGCGAGAATTACATAAAGGACTTGAAGAACGCCCTGCTGGCCGACCGGCTGAGTTGCTCCAGCTTCTGGGCCAACTTCCTGCGCTTGCTGCTTCACGCGGCGGCCTACGTGTTGATGCATGCGCTGCGCACCGAGGCGGGCCGACAGGCTCCCGCCCTGGCCACGATGCAGATGGACACGCTGCGGCTGAGCCTGTTGAAGGTGGCGGCCCACGTGACACGCTCGGCGCGTCGGCTGTGGGTGCGCTTGCCGACGTCCTTCCCGCTGGCTGCCGTCTTCATGGCCCTGGCCGGCTCGCTGAGCTGGGTGCCCTCGTGA
- the bshC gene encoding bacillithiol biosynthesis cysteine-adding enzyme BshC codes for MVRRRSHAADLLSRQAVASSFSESWLRADPRALEFLPDRFRHPAARAAAVAAAAARSLSPALHEALVARNARLAPSPARERNLELLARPGTVAVVTGQQVGLFLGPLFTVYKAASAIAVARQLTHETGTPCVPVFWLQTEDHDLPEIDHCFIPRTAGEPLRVSLEFQDAATSRVPVAHRRLGENVTRALDAVRNELKGHPQAAEHLELLERAYRPDATLAEAFAEVLSALFADEGLVFLDPRDPRLAPLAAPLHRRAIEEAEAIAGRLSERGTALANAGFSEQVHIRPGAPLDFFSPEGIEGARYRMDPSAPGSWSLVGHPEGASVTTAELLTWLDREPLRFTTSALLRPLLQDTWLPTAAYIGGPGEIAYFAQLAPLYEHMGIPMPLTVPRARFRVLDDRTRALLDKLGLSPDDTLMPRDELLTRLAARNAGDGFESPEDVEARLLAAFSSELTRLGERMAALDPGFAQAISRTDETVRGAVSRLVAKYGRAVAQRDQVTLERVDRLRAYLVPDGAPQERIYGLPYYACRFGSRAFTKLVLDTCVPFSGKLEDLRP; via the coding sequence ATCGTTCGCCGTCGCTCCCACGCGGCGGACTTGTTATCACGCCAGGCCGTGGCTTCCTCGTTCTCCGAATCCTGGCTTCGCGCGGATCCGCGCGCTCTCGAGTTCCTCCCCGATCGCTTCCGGCACCCGGCCGCACGCGCCGCAGCCGTGGCCGCCGCGGCAGCTCGTTCGCTCTCCCCTGCCCTTCACGAAGCACTCGTGGCCCGCAACGCGCGCCTCGCGCCGAGCCCCGCGCGTGAACGCAACCTGGAGCTGCTCGCCCGTCCCGGCACCGTCGCCGTGGTGACCGGGCAGCAGGTGGGGCTCTTCCTCGGGCCGCTCTTCACGGTCTACAAGGCCGCCTCCGCTATCGCCGTGGCCCGCCAGCTCACGCACGAGACGGGCACCCCCTGCGTTCCCGTCTTCTGGTTGCAGACCGAAGATCACGATCTGCCCGAGATCGATCACTGCTTCATTCCGAGGACGGCCGGAGAGCCACTGCGCGTGAGCCTCGAGTTCCAGGACGCGGCCACCTCGCGTGTTCCCGTCGCCCACCGGCGCCTGGGTGAGAACGTCACCCGTGCGCTCGACGCGGTGCGCAACGAACTGAAGGGTCATCCGCAGGCGGCCGAGCACCTGGAGCTGCTCGAGCGCGCCTACCGTCCCGATGCGACCCTGGCGGAGGCCTTCGCCGAGGTCCTCTCCGCCCTCTTCGCGGACGAGGGGCTCGTGTTCCTCGATCCGCGCGACCCGCGTCTCGCCCCCCTGGCCGCACCGCTCCACCGCCGAGCCATCGAAGAGGCCGAGGCCATCGCCGGGAGGCTCTCCGAGCGGGGCACCGCCCTCGCCAACGCGGGGTTCTCCGAGCAGGTCCACATCCGCCCTGGAGCGCCGCTCGATTTCTTCTCACCCGAGGGAATCGAGGGCGCGCGCTACCGCATGGATCCCTCCGCCCCGGGTTCCTGGAGCCTCGTGGGACACCCGGAAGGCGCCTCCGTGACGACGGCCGAGCTCCTCACCTGGCTCGACCGGGAGCCGCTCCGCTTCACGACCTCCGCCCTGCTGCGCCCGCTCCTCCAGGACACCTGGCTCCCCACGGCGGCCTATATCGGCGGGCCCGGAGAGATCGCCTACTTCGCGCAGCTCGCGCCACTGTACGAGCACATGGGCATACCCATGCCGCTCACCGTGCCACGCGCCCGGTTCCGTGTGCTCGATGACCGCACACGCGCCCTGCTCGACAAGCTCGGCCTCTCACCGGATGACACCCTGATGCCACGGGACGAGCTGCTGACCCGACTGGCCGCGCGCAACGCCGGTGACGGTTTCGAGTCCCCCGAGGACGTCGAGGCCCGCCTCCTGGCTGCCTTCAGCTCCGAGCTCACCCGCCTCGGCGAGCGCATGGCCGCCCTGGATCCGGGCTTCGCCCAGGCCATCTCCCGCACCGACGAGACCGTTCGTGGCGCCGTCTCCCGTCTGGTGGCCAAGTACGGCCGTGCCGTCGCCCAGCGCGATCAGGTGACCCTCGAACGGGTGGACCGCCTCCGGGCCTATCTGGTCCCGGATGGAGCGCCACAGGAGCGCATCTACGGGCTGCCATACTACGCGTGCCGCTTCGGCTCCCGAGCCTTCACGAAACTCGTGCTCGACACCTGTGTGCCCTTCTCGGGGAAGCTCGAGGATCTGCGGCCATGA
- a CDS encoding glycosyltransferase family 2 protein, with the protein MKLSVVIPAHNEEGCIESTVRALVEKLTAEHIEYEVLVVNDNSKDQTEEILARLSRELTGVRYVNNTPPHGFGFAVRKGLESFKGDAVAVYMADASDRPEDLVRYWRTMEEKRVDCVFGSRFARGAQVVDYPLPKLMLNRMANAFIQVLFTLSYNDTTNAFKLYRREVIQGLQPLLSHHFNLTVELPLKSIVRGFSYAVVPNDWINRKTGVSKLKIKEMGSRYLFIVLYCLIEKWLSRGDYRREKMSHAPMKATPDSAARSIPHVDAA; encoded by the coding sequence ATGAAGCTCTCCGTCGTCATCCCCGCCCACAACGAAGAGGGCTGCATCGAGTCCACCGTCCGGGCACTGGTGGAGAAGCTGACGGCGGAGCACATCGAGTACGAGGTGCTCGTCGTCAACGACAACTCGAAGGATCAGACCGAGGAGATTCTCGCCCGGCTCAGCCGTGAGCTGACGGGCGTGCGCTACGTCAACAACACGCCGCCGCACGGGTTCGGCTTCGCGGTGCGCAAGGGGCTGGAGTCCTTCAAGGGTGACGCGGTGGCGGTCTACATGGCCGATGCCTCCGATCGCCCGGAGGACCTGGTGCGCTACTGGCGCACCATGGAAGAGAAGCGCGTGGACTGTGTCTTCGGGTCACGCTTCGCGCGCGGCGCCCAGGTGGTGGACTACCCGCTGCCGAAGCTGATGCTGAACCGGATGGCGAACGCGTTCATCCAGGTGCTGTTCACCCTGAGCTACAACGACACCACCAACGCCTTCAAACTGTACCGGCGCGAGGTGATCCAGGGGCTCCAGCCGCTCCTCAGTCATCACTTCAACCTGACGGTGGAGTTGCCGCTCAAGTCCATCGTGCGAGGCTTCTCGTACGCGGTGGTGCCCAACGACTGGATCAACCGGAAGACGGGCGTCTCCAAGCTGAAGATCAAGGAGATGGGCTCGCGCTACCTCTTCATCGTCCTGTACTGCCTCATCGAGAAGTGGTTGTCGCGTGGGGACTACCGTCGCGAGAAGATGAGCCATGCGCCCATGAAGGCAACTCCTGACTCGGCCGCACGGAGCATCCCGCATGTGGACGCGGCCTAG
- a CDS encoding PIG-L family deacetylase: MRNLFILGTALAMSLGFWSTALAQPPRQPHAGEIAAGLRRLGVTGSVLYVAAHPDDENTRFLAWLAGERGLRAGYLSMTRGDGGQNLIGTEQDELLGLIRTHELLAARRIDGAEQMFTRARDFGYSKSAEETLRIWGHDEVLADVVLAIRRFRPEVIVTRFTTQPPNHGHHTASALLAAEAFEAAADPKRFPEQLGELKPWKADRLLNNVASWNLKPDADMSAYVKVDVGGYDPLLGRSWGEVAAESRSQHKSQGFGVAAERGTLLEYFTPLAGTRPKSDLFEGLDLTWRRWSGTEKVLQAIDEASRGFDPRAPHLSIPALLRVHEAISALPGDNPWKAIKLRETEALVAACAGLFLEARAAEPTAVPGGQVTLNLVALNRSPAALRLVGVTLPGGETVGSGADLADDKPFKLSRPVPLPEDARISTPYWLRKPIAGGLYALEESDRALTGRPEGEPALTVGFVYEIGGKRFTVTRPVVYAWTDPVRGELYRAFEIAPAVTATLDRDVIMFPNGATQSVSVVLAAGRADASGKVRLELPQGWRAEPGEVSFQLAARGEERTVRFQVTPARGAGERGRLRVVVDSGGRSESWRVRTVTHDHVPPLTVRQPSEATLVPFTLATKVRRIGYIPGPGDRVAESLAAVGYEVTLLPEERLASEQLSRFEAIVVGVRAFNANPRLAHHHERLMKYVEQGGRLLVQYNTNSFVGPLTASIGPYPLEIGRQRVTDETAAMTPVKANHSVLKNPNPLVAADFEGWVQERGLYFASKWDDRYQPVFAMNDPGEGPLRGGLLIARHGKGTFIYTGLAFFRQLPAGVPGAYRLFANLLVQ, from the coding sequence ATGCGGAATCTCTTCATTCTCGGAACGGCACTGGCCATGAGCCTGGGATTCTGGTCGACGGCACTCGCACAACCTCCCCGGCAACCCCATGCGGGAGAGATCGCGGCGGGTCTCCGGCGCCTCGGTGTGACGGGGAGTGTGCTCTACGTGGCGGCCCACCCCGACGACGAGAACACGCGCTTCCTGGCCTGGTTGGCGGGGGAGCGCGGTCTGCGCGCGGGTTACCTTTCGATGACGCGCGGGGATGGCGGACAGAACCTCATCGGGACCGAGCAGGATGAGCTGCTCGGGCTCATCCGCACCCACGAATTGCTCGCGGCGCGGCGCATCGACGGCGCGGAGCAGATGTTCACCCGGGCCAGGGACTTCGGTTACTCGAAGAGCGCCGAGGAGACCTTGCGCATCTGGGGACACGACGAGGTCCTGGCCGATGTCGTGCTCGCCATCCGGCGCTTCCGGCCGGAGGTGATCGTGACGCGATTCACCACCCAGCCGCCGAATCACGGCCACCACACCGCCTCGGCCCTCCTGGCCGCGGAGGCCTTCGAGGCCGCGGCGGATCCGAAACGCTTTCCCGAGCAGCTCGGGGAGCTGAAGCCGTGGAAGGCCGATCGGCTGCTCAACAACGTCGCGTCCTGGAACCTCAAGCCGGATGCCGACATGTCCGCCTACGTGAAGGTCGACGTCGGCGGCTACGACCCGCTCCTCGGGCGGTCGTGGGGCGAGGTCGCCGCGGAGAGCCGCAGCCAGCACAAGAGCCAGGGCTTCGGGGTGGCGGCCGAGCGCGGGACATTGCTGGAGTACTTCACGCCCCTCGCGGGGACGCGCCCGAAGTCCGATCTGTTCGAGGGGCTCGACCTCACCTGGCGCCGGTGGAGTGGCACGGAGAAGGTCCTCCAGGCCATCGACGAGGCCTCACGTGGGTTCGATCCACGAGCGCCCCACCTGAGCATCCCGGCGCTCCTGCGCGTCCATGAGGCGATCTCGGCCCTGCCAGGGGACAACCCGTGGAAGGCCATCAAGCTGCGCGAGACCGAGGCGCTCGTGGCGGCGTGCGCGGGCTTGTTCCTCGAGGCACGCGCGGCGGAGCCGACGGCCGTGCCGGGTGGTCAGGTGACGTTGAACCTGGTGGCGCTGAACCGTTCGCCCGCCGCGCTCCGACTGGTGGGCGTGACGCTCCCGGGAGGCGAGACCGTGGGGTCTGGCGCCGACCTGGCCGATGACAAGCCGTTCAAGCTCTCCAGGCCGGTGCCGCTCCCCGAGGACGCGCGCATTTCGACGCCCTACTGGCTCCGCAAGCCCATCGCCGGAGGTCTCTACGCGCTGGAGGAGTCGGACCGCGCGCTCACCGGCCGGCCCGAGGGCGAGCCCGCCCTGACGGTGGGCTTCGTCTACGAGATTGGTGGCAAGCGCTTCACGGTGACGCGGCCGGTGGTCTACGCGTGGACGGATCCGGTGCGGGGCGAGCTCTATCGTGCCTTCGAGATCGCGCCAGCTGTCACGGCGACGCTCGACCGGGACGTCATCATGTTCCCCAATGGCGCGACGCAGAGCGTCTCCGTGGTGCTGGCCGCGGGCCGGGCGGATGCCTCCGGAAAGGTCCGGCTCGAGCTCCCACAGGGCTGGCGTGCCGAGCCCGGTGAGGTGTCGTTCCAACTCGCCGCGCGTGGCGAGGAGCGCACCGTTCGTTTCCAGGTCACCCCCGCCAGGGGAGCGGGTGAGCGGGGCCGCCTGCGGGTCGTCGTCGACAGCGGCGGCCGCTCCGAGTCGTGGCGCGTCCGCACCGTGACGCATGACCATGTCCCGCCGCTGACCGTGCGCCAGCCGTCCGAGGCCACCCTGGTGCCCTTCACGCTCGCCACGAAGGTGCGGCGGATTGGCTATATCCCCGGGCCGGGAGATCGGGTGGCGGAGAGCCTGGCCGCCGTCGGGTACGAGGTGACGCTCCTCCCCGAGGAGCGGCTGGCCTCAGAGCAGCTCTCCCGCTTCGAGGCCATCGTGGTCGGAGTGCGTGCCTTCAATGCCAACCCGCGTCTCGCCCACCACCACGAGCGGCTCATGAAGTACGTGGAGCAGGGGGGACGGTTGCTCGTCCAGTACAACACCAACAGCTTCGTGGGGCCGCTCACCGCCTCCATCGGGCCCTATCCGCTGGAGATTGGCCGGCAGCGCGTGACGGACGAGACCGCGGCGATGACGCCCGTGAAGGCCAACCACTCCGTCCTGAAGAACCCCAACCCGCTCGTGGCCGCGGACTTCGAGGGCTGGGTCCAGGAGCGTGGCCTCTACTTCGCCTCGAAGTGGGACGATCGCTACCAGCCCGTGTTCGCCATGAATGATCCCGGCGAGGGACCGCTCCGGGGTGGGCTCCTCATCGCCCGGCATGGGAAGGGGACGTTCATCTACACGGGTCTCGCCTTCTTCCGTCAGCTCCCCGCGGGCGTGCCTGGCGCCTACCGACTGTTCGCGAATCTCCTCGTCCAATGA
- a CDS encoding sodium:solute symporter, with translation MTLLDWLVVLGTTAFIVGWGLWKSRNERSTAEGYLRGGHELRWPTIGLSVMATQASAITFLSVPGQAYEDGLRFVQFYFGLPLAMVIVSAIFVPIYYRLNVYTAYEYLESRFDLKTRLLGASLFLIQRGLAAGITIYAPAIILSAILGWPLEPTIVAIGALVILYTVTGGSKAVSQTQKQQMVVMLGGMVVAAIVIVWRLPEHVSFGRAVDLAGALGRMNAVSFDFDFQDRYNFWSGITGGLFLSLSYFGTDQSQVGRYLTGRSISESRLGLLFNGVLKIPMQFLILFVGLLVFVFYQFTAPPLLFNQPLRARVQATAQADEFARIEDQWARVQADKRAEADRYLAARESGDRAAETSARERLVAVSGVADKLRTEAKAVVARALPGVETKDSDYIFISFVKDWMPSGLVGLLITVIVAAAMSSIASELNALGATTTVDFYRRVVRRDATDRQVLVASKLFTVFWGLVAVAFASFASLLDNLIQAVNILGSLFYGTVLGIFLVAFFFKSVRGNAVFLAALTSQGTVLALFAFTGISYLWFNVIGCVLVVAVGLTIQAVAFQPARASPSV, from the coding sequence GTGACATTGCTCGATTGGTTGGTCGTTCTCGGGACGACGGCGTTCATCGTGGGGTGGGGGCTCTGGAAGTCCCGCAACGAGCGAAGCACCGCCGAGGGCTACCTGCGCGGGGGTCATGAGCTGCGCTGGCCCACCATCGGCCTGTCGGTCATGGCCACGCAGGCGAGCGCCATCACCTTCCTGTCCGTTCCCGGTCAGGCCTACGAAGACGGGCTGCGCTTCGTGCAGTTCTACTTCGGACTGCCCCTCGCGATGGTGATCGTCAGCGCCATCTTCGTTCCCATCTACTACCGGCTCAACGTCTACACCGCCTACGAGTACCTGGAGTCGCGCTTCGATCTGAAGACACGCCTTCTCGGCGCGTCGCTCTTCCTGATCCAGCGCGGCCTGGCCGCTGGCATCACCATCTACGCGCCCGCCATCATCCTCTCCGCCATTCTGGGCTGGCCACTCGAGCCGACCATCGTGGCCATTGGGGCGCTCGTCATCCTCTACACGGTGACGGGTGGCTCCAAGGCGGTCAGCCAGACGCAGAAGCAGCAGATGGTGGTGATGCTCGGGGGCATGGTCGTGGCCGCCATCGTCATCGTATGGCGGTTGCCCGAGCACGTGTCCTTCGGGCGGGCCGTGGATCTCGCGGGGGCCCTGGGCCGCATGAACGCGGTCAGCTTCGATTTCGACTTCCAGGATCGCTACAACTTCTGGTCCGGCATCACCGGGGGGTTGTTCCTGTCACTGTCGTATTTCGGAACCGACCAGTCCCAGGTGGGCCGCTACCTGACGGGCCGCTCCATCTCCGAGAGCCGGCTCGGGCTGTTGTTCAACGGCGTCCTGAAGATCCCGATGCAGTTCCTGATCCTCTTCGTCGGGCTCCTGGTCTTCGTGTTCTACCAGTTCACCGCGCCGCCCCTGCTCTTCAACCAGCCCCTGCGTGCCCGGGTCCAGGCGACGGCGCAAGCGGATGAGTTCGCCCGTATCGAGGATCAGTGGGCGAGGGTGCAGGCCGACAAGCGCGCCGAGGCGGACCGTTACCTGGCGGCTCGCGAGTCCGGGGACCGCGCCGCCGAGACGAGCGCGAGAGAGCGCCTCGTGGCGGTCTCGGGCGTGGCGGACAAGCTCCGGACCGAGGCCAAGGCCGTGGTGGCCCGAGCCCTGCCGGGAGTGGAGACCAAGGACTCGGACTACATCTTCATCTCGTTCGTGAAGGACTGGATGCCCAGCGGGCTCGTGGGGCTGCTCATCACCGTCATCGTGGCGGCGGCCATGAGCTCGATCGCGAGCGAGCTCAACGCCCTGGGGGCGACGACCACGGTCGACTTCTACCGGCGGGTCGTGCGCCGCGACGCCACGGACCGGCAGGTGCTCGTCGCCTCCAAGCTGTTCACGGTCTTCTGGGGACTCGTCGCGGTGGCCTTCGCGAGCTTCGCCTCGCTGCTCGACAACCTCATCCAGGCGGTCAACATCCTCGGGTCCCTCTTCTACGGGACCGTGCTGGGCATCTTCCTCGTCGCCTTCTTCTTCAAATCCGTCCGGGGCAATGCCGTCTTCCTCGCCGCGCTCACTTCTCAAGGAACGGTGCTCGCCCTCTTCGCCTTCACGGGGATCAGTTACCTCTGGTTCAACGTGATTGGCTGTGTGCTGGTGGTCGCGGTGGGCCTGACCATCCAGGCCGTCGCGTTCCAGCCGGCGCGAGCCAGTCCGTCCGTCTAG
- a CDS encoding acyltransferase family protein has product MASSPSFAQVVPTEMDGSTVQAPGLSTGPQGRRYYPELDGLRGMSVMLVVIGHLAQFVLRSGAWGGSLAAMGVMIFFILSGFLITDLLCHEHAETGTVRLGAFYVRRIRRLMPAFLVFVLFLALFIQMGWVTDVPWSSMAASLVHLRNVFGRGDTNAHLWSLSMEEQFYAVWPLLFLLAGPRKALVASLVGVLGVSLVRGGMIALNVLDYNRGIYYLRPWFRFDSLLLGCLLALAWNGGERSRRLVQKLVAWCSPGVCLVALTLWSVYAEMTAMKPVFLLVQGLLAAALVAGCALGGTHAWLRLRSLRFLGLISYSLYLWQQPFLTTRTPDWGPLREAPLCVVMAFAAALASYYWVEKPFRVAHPQKATAESVTPGPQAAT; this is encoded by the coding sequence ATGGCCTCTTCGCCTTCCTTCGCTCAGGTCGTCCCCACGGAGATGGACGGGAGCACCGTTCAGGCGCCGGGTTTGTCGACCGGGCCCCAGGGGCGCCGCTACTACCCCGAGCTCGATGGGCTTCGCGGCATGTCCGTGATGCTGGTGGTCATCGGACACCTGGCCCAGTTCGTCCTGCGAAGCGGCGCCTGGGGTGGGAGCCTGGCCGCGATGGGGGTGATGATCTTCTTCATCCTCAGCGGCTTCCTCATCACGGATCTGCTGTGCCACGAGCACGCGGAGACGGGCACGGTGCGGCTCGGCGCCTTCTATGTCCGCCGGATCCGCCGGCTCATGCCCGCCTTCCTGGTGTTCGTGCTGTTCCTCGCCCTCTTCATCCAGATGGGCTGGGTCACGGACGTTCCCTGGTCGAGCATGGCCGCGTCGTTGGTCCACCTGCGCAACGTGTTCGGCCGGGGAGACACCAACGCGCACCTGTGGTCGTTGTCGATGGAGGAGCAGTTCTACGCCGTGTGGCCGTTGCTCTTCCTGCTCGCCGGGCCGAGGAAGGCGCTGGTGGCCAGCCTCGTGGGGGTGCTCGGGGTGAGCCTCGTGCGGGGCGGGATGATCGCCCTGAACGTGCTCGACTACAACCGGGGCATCTACTACCTCCGCCCCTGGTTCCGCTTCGATTCGCTCCTCCTGGGCTGCCTGCTCGCGCTGGCGTGGAATGGCGGGGAGCGGAGCAGGAGGCTGGTCCAGAAGCTGGTGGCGTGGTGCTCGCCCGGGGTGTGTCTGGTGGCGCTGACGCTGTGGTCGGTCTACGCGGAGATGACCGCGATGAAGCCCGTGTTCCTGCTGGTTCAGGGACTGCTGGCCGCCGCGCTGGTCGCCGGATGCGCGCTGGGTGGGACGCACGCGTGGTTGCGGCTGCGCTCCCTCCGCTTCCTGGGACTCATCTCCTATTCGCTCTACCTCTGGCAGCAGCCCTTCCTCACCACCCGCACGCCGGACTGGGGCCCGCTGCGGGAGGCGCCGCTGTGCGTCGTGATGGCCTTCGCCGCGGCGCTCGCTTCCTATTACTGGGTCGAGAAGCCCTTCCGCGTGGCCCATCCTCAGAAGGCCACCGCGGAGTCCGTGACACCCGGTCCGCAGGCCGCGACGTAG
- a CDS encoding transposase: MTHCTPAVLHFHPTLPVQLTCDAPHTSSDGGALLLRLMDERLGLTQKLAACIPDARDPARVVHSRLEQVRQRVYQMALGYEDCNDAHALRRAPPPRGAR, from the coding sequence ATGACGCACTGTACTCCAGCCGTCCTCCACTTCCACCCCACTCTTCCGGTTCAGCTCACGTGCGACGCGCCACACACCTCCAGCGATGGGGGAGCGCTGTTGCTGAGGCTGATGGACGAGCGTTTGGGGCTCACGCAGAAGCTGGCCGCCTGCATTCCTGACGCACGCGACCCGGCGCGGGTGGTGCACTCGCGTCTGGAGCAGGTGCGCCAGCGCGTCTACCAGATGGCCCTGGGCTACGAAGACTGCAACGACGCGCACGCCCTGCGTCGAGCACCACCACCTCGGGGGGCGAGGTGA